Proteins from one Impatiens glandulifera chromosome 2, dImpGla2.1, whole genome shotgun sequence genomic window:
- the LOC124925801 gene encoding leucine-rich repeat receptor protein kinase HPCA1-like — protein sequence MKDGYHRVLHGLNLYAISAVNALRALQEVWNNTPLSWVGTDPCGKSPWEGINCTNSRIISITLGGMGIIGQLTGDIASLDGLQSLDLSNNKGLSGPIPPSIGKLTKLSILILKGCSFSGPIPDTLGSLNRLTFLSLTSNSLSGLIPPSLGNLNELDWLDIAENRLTGTIPVSNATSPGLDLLVNAKHFHFGGNQLNGTIPSTLFNSNMNLILLLFENNQFTGSIPSTIGFMSSLEVLRLDGNRLSGTVPPNIGNLSAVREIYLSNNQLTGPIPNLKTLTVLNSLDLSNNSFDTTSFPSWYSSLSSLVILTMENTQITGQVPPAVFNLLLLQSVVLRNNKLNGTLDLSSISNSELKLVDMQNNNIISYKEIPPHIGFQITLVENPVCKGIEKTYCHPLQPNPSYSSPPNDCNPPMCSNDQVSSPNCQCAYPFTGNFTLRAPVIVGLGNSSIYSILQSSIMINFTSYSLPVDSVSISNPIRDANNYLILNLGFFPVGTNRFNRTGIFSIESALNNKIYRTPKTPINFGPYIFISEQYTHFQDSASSKSHYSIIIGASIGGFVLVMLAILAGVYAFRQKKRAEKADKQNNPFASWIPDKSSGNIPQLKGAKAFTFEEVKKYSNNFSEANDIGSGSYGKVYIGTLPNGKMIAIKRAMKGSMQGAVEFKSEIELLSRVHHKNVVSLVGFCYDRSEQILVYEYIPNGTLKDSLSGFKLDWARRLRIALGAARGLQYLHELADPPIIHRDIKSNNILLDDRFNAKVADFGLSKAIGNPDQTHITTQVKGTMGYMDPEYYMTNQLTEKSDVYSFGVTLLELVTAKQPIEKGKYIVREVRQRMGSNIQEVIDPFLLGTTVLNGLEKFVDVALRCVIETADERPTMGQVVKEMPKIIMQLAGLNPEVESPVMFENYEWNSQRFNHPYNDESPFVYSWVFPHSPLEPK from the exons ATGAAAGATGGGTACCACAGAGTTCTTCATGGTCTTAATCTGTACGCAATCTCTGCTG TAAATGCCTTAAGAGCTCTACAGGAAGTGTGGAATAACACACCGCTAAGTTGGGTTGGGACAGATCCATGTGGAAAAAGTCCTTGGGAAGGAATTAACTGCACAAATTCACGCATTATATCCAT AACATTAGGAGGCATGGGCATAATTGGCCAACTTACTGGAGATATCGCTTCGCTGGATGGATTACAATCATT GGATCTTTCAAATAACAAGGGCTTATCGGGGCCTATTCCTCCATCAATTGGAAAGTTGACTAAGTTGTCAATTTT AATTCTGAAGGGTTGTAGTTTTTCGGGTCCAATTCCAGACACCTTAGGATCATTAAATCGACTCACCTTTCT GTCTTTAACTTCAAACAGTCTAAGTGGGCTGATTCCTCCATCGCTTGGTAACTTGAATGAGCTTGATTGGCTTGATATTGCTGAAAATAGGCTCACTGGAACTATCCCCGTCTCTAATGCAACTTCTCCCGGTCTTGATCTATTGGTTAACGCGAAACACTT TCATTTTGGAGGGAATCAACTTAACGGCACAATCCCATCTACACTTTTCAATTCAAACATGAATTTGATACTCCT GCTCTTTGAGAACAACCAGTTCACAGGAAGCATTCCTTCTACAATAGGATTTATGAGTAGCTTGGAAGTGCT CCGTCTCGATGGGAACAGATTAAGTGGAACCGTGCCACCAAACATCGGAAATCTCTCTGCTGTTCGAGAGAT TTACTTGTCCAACAATCAACTGACTGGACCCATCCCTAATCTTAAAACCCTGACTGTTCTCAATTCCTT GGATTTGAGTAATAACTCGTTCGATACGACAAGTTTTCCCTCTTGGTATTCAAGTTTATCATCTTTGGTGATTCT GACAATGGAAAACACACAAATTACAGGTCAAGTTCCTCCAGCAGTTTTCAACCTTCTTCTGCTACAATCTGT TGTCCTGAGAAACAACAAGCTAAATGGGACTTTGGATTTGAGTTCAATCTCCAATAGCGAATTGAAACTTGTGGATATGCAGAACAACAACATTATTTCTTATAAAGAGATACCTCCTCACATAGGTTTTCAGATAAC ACTTGTTGAAAATCCCGTATGCAAAGGAATTGAAAAAACATATTGCCACCCTTTACAACCTAATCCTTCTTATTCATCACCGCCGAATGATTGTAACCCTCCAATGTGTTCGAATGATCAAGTTTCAAGTCCCAACTGTCAATGTGCATATCCATTCACAGGCAACTTTACTCTCAGAGCTCCTGTAATCGTGGGTCTTGGAAACTCGTCTATCTATTCAATACTCCAGAGCTCAATCATGATTAATTTCACTTCCTACAGCCTTCCTGTGGATTCAGTTTCTATAAGCAATCCAATCAGAGATGCAAATAACTACCTGATACTTAACTTGGGATTTTTCCCTGTTGGCACAAACCGTTTCAATCGAACCGGAATTTTTTCGATAGAGAGTGCCCTAAACAACAAAATTTATAGGACACCGAAGACACCGATCAATTTTGGACCTTACATCTTCATCAGTGAACAATACACTCACTTTCAAG ATTCTGCTTCAAGCAAGTCCCATTATAGTATTATAATTGGGGCATCCATTGGTGGGTTTGTTCTTGTCATGCTGGCTATCCTTGCAGGAGTTTATGCTTTCCGTCAAAAGAAAAGAGCTGAAAAGGCTGACAAGCAGAACAATCCTTTTg CTTCTTGGATCCCTGACAAAAGTAGTGGTAACATTCCTCAGTTGAAAGGAGCCAAGGCATTCACTTTCGAAGAGGTGAAGAAATATTCGAATAATTTCTCCGAGGCCAATGATATTGGCTCTGGTAGTTATGGCAAG gtgtATATTGGAACGCTTCCAAATGGGAAAATGATTGCAATTAAAAGAGCAATGAAAGGATCCATGCAAGGAGCAGTTGAGTTCAAAAGTGAGATTGAGCTTTTATCAAGGGTCCACCACAAGAATGTCGTTAGCCTGGTTGGATTTTGTTACGATCGAAGCGAGCAAATATTGGTTTATGAGTATATCCCAAATGGTACTCTAAAAGATAGCCTTTCAG GATTCAAATTGGATTGGGCAAGAAGGCTTCGGATAGCTCTCGGGGCAGCTAGAGGATTACAATATTTACATGAACTTGCTGATCCTCCAATCATACATAGAGACATTAAGTCCAATAATATTTTACTAGATGATCGCTTTAATGCTAAGGTTGCAGATTTCGGTCTCTCCAAGGCTATTGGAAACCCTGACCAAACACATATCACTACTCAAGTCAAAGGCACTATG GGATACATGGACCCAGAATACTACATGACGAATCAGTTGACTGAAAAGAGCGATGTTTATAGCTTTGGAGTGACGTTGCTTGAACTGGTAACTGCTAAACAACCGATAGAAAAAGGTAAATACATAGTAAGAGAAGTGCGACAAAGAATGGGAAGCAACATTCAAGAAGTTATTGACCCTTTCCTGTTGGGCACAACAGTACTGAACGGTTTGGAGAAGTTTGTTGATGTTGCATTGAGATGTGTTATTGAGACTGCAGACGAGAGACCGACAATGGGACAAGTGGTGAAAGAAATGCCAAAGATCATAATGCAATTGGCTGGCTTGAATCCTGAAGTTGAGTCCCCGGTTATGTTTGAAAACTACGAATGGAATAGCCAAAGATTTAACCATCCTTACAATGATGAAAGCCCCTTTGTTTATAGTTGGGTTTTCCCTCATTCACCTCTAGAACCAAAGTAA